The proteins below come from a single Triticum aestivum cultivar Chinese Spring chromosome 5D, IWGSC CS RefSeq v2.1, whole genome shotgun sequence genomic window:
- the LOC123122049 gene encoding ubiquitin carboxyl-terminal hydrolase 2 isoform X2, protein MGKKVKAKPKKAQQREPLADAGSGDEASQDVEEAAASAGDWEQCGHYSRDGRHLDKVLREIVSAKHLASCEHCREEAPRKKGGGGGKEKGGKQQKKKGAAAKTQAKAEKNDDLWVCLDCGRHFCGGAVSDTKPYGHARRHAKQDRHWWAARYDKPTVAYCLSCEHEVSIELPVVETVVAAPAVEKVVLGAVDSNALVLANSHGNVIKGLPNLGNTCFFNAVLQSLLALDKFRSKMLGPDVPTGAIAMSLKKLFVETSASNDAGGALSPKSLFSSICSKYPQFKGYQMQDSHELLRCFLDGLGTEETEARKAAEDASSAAGVPTIVDSIFGGQLSSTVSSTECTHGSVKHDQFLDLSLPVPSRKPPAKSVSSPPAKRTKQSIRDRNKNRRYGKVATRVSPAIAESSKEQVQTVAEGNDSQIPGSELGQVVSEKEHEPSECSESCASVPNQELKAASNVEADISWLDYLADADETKSEILDSACSTGAGQIWNSNDAAIHGSFHSGDDALPKEQALISEHSGENIVDDATCLQTVILLPYKEFDTTAEEIYETAESSQNPIVFGPHPADYLAAENHAQPLYGGDGEQDDCFGIGDMFGEPEVTSDAKKETGTTGDIDVMAWSSNSADDEVDDSNAPVSVEGCLSLYTEPELLSESWHCENCSIPVAQPNTNELKEGEETAASANDRKDSAEMMASGDEKQDDDKVPSCSKKEDIDQIMATDGCSVNVNPDMCCNEGVCANPPLVDAENTSDGNSPDIDTTEQPDSKTYHQECRNLNSSAVEFTSSSKQPHDFARHNDGHNVDVAAEETSAPVSCGDNDPASCSTTSDKKVESGGANAEEVVTSSLPPETQSILPSAKDNEDGFTRNTGRRKRMKMVVKVHKGQDNQNKQKEDETKVFRAAMRRILISKAPPVLTITLNRFSHDSHGRFRKLKGHVRFKETLDIRPYMDPRSKDNDITTYRLVAVVEHMGSMTGGHYVAYVRSGKIGGRQQQSRSSKSWFYASDSHVRETSLEEVLNCEAYILFYERVAE, encoded by the exons ATGGGAAAGAAGGTGAAGGCCAAGCCGAAGAAGGCGCAGCAGCGGGAGCCGCTGGCCGACGCTGGATCCGGCGACGAGGCCTCGCAGGACGTCGAGGAAGCGGCTGCGTCGGCCGGCGATTGGGAGCAGTGCGGCCACTACAGCCGTGACGGTCGCCACTTGGACAAGGTCCTACGGGAGATCGTGTCTGCCAAGCATCTCGCGTCGTGTGAGCACTGCCGGGAGGAGGCCCCCCGGAAGAAAGGCGGCGGGGGTGGCAAGGAGAAAGGCGGTAAGCAGCAGAAGAAGAAAGGCGCTGCTGCCAAGACGCAGGCCAAGGCGGAGAAGAACGATGATTTATGGGTCTGCTTGGACTGCGGCCGGCACTTCTGCGGCGGTGCCGTGTCAGATACGAAGCCATACGGCCATGCCAGAAGGCATGCCAAGCAGGACCGAcactggtgggctgcacggtatgATAAACCAACTGTCGCGTATTGCTTGTCATGCGAACATGAGGTGTCCATCGAGTTGCCTGTAGTAGAGACAGTTGTAGCAGCGCCAGCCGTCGAGAAGGTGGTTCTTGGTGCAGTGGATAGCAATGCATTGGTTTTGGCTAATAGCCATGGTAATGTGATTAAAGGGCTGCCAAATCTTGGAAATACATGTTTCTTCAATGCAGTGCTGCAGAGCCTCCTAGCGCTTGATAAGTTCCGCAGCAAGATGCTAGGACCAGATGTTCCAACAGGAGCCATTGCTATGTCACTGAAGAAGCTCTTTGTGGAAACAAGTGCTTCGAATGATGCAGGAGGTGCACTGAGCCCAAAGAGCCTTTTCTCAAGCATTTGCTCAAAATACCCTCAGTTCAAAGGCTACCAGATGCAGGACAGCCATGAATTGCTCCGCTGTTTTCTTGATGGTTTAGGCACGGAGGAAACTGAAGCGCGGAAGGCAGCGGAGGATGCTTCCAGCGCTGCTGGGGTTCCTACAATTGTTGACTCCATCTTTGGGGGTCAGCTGTCTAGTACTGTGTCCAGCACAGAATGCACACACGGATCTGTTAAGCATGACCAATTCCTTGATCTCTCACTACCAGTTCCATCAAGGAAACCTCCAGCCAAGAGTGTTTCATCACCACCAGCAAAGAGGACCAAGCAGTCCATACGAGATAGGAACAAAAATCGCAGATATGGAAAGGTTGCTACCCGAGTGTCTCCTGCAATAGCGGAGAGCAGCAAAGAACAAGTACAAACAGTTGCTGAAGGCAATGATTCCCAGATTCCAGGTTCAGAATTGGGACAGGTTGTCAGTGAGaaagaacatgagccctctgagtGCAGTGAGTCATGTGCTTCTGTTCCCAACCAAGAACTGAAGGCCGCTTCAAATGTGGAGGCTGACATTTCCTGGTTAGATTATCTTGCTGATGCAGATGAAACAAAGTCTGAGATTCTTGATTCCGCATGTTCGACCGGAGCAGGACAGATCTGGAACAGCAACGATGCCGCCATACATGGTTCATTTCACAGTGGAGATGATGCCTTGCCCAAAGAGCAGGCCTTGATTTCTGAGCACTCAGGTGAGAACATTGTTGATGATGCAACTTGTTTACAGACTGTGATCTTGCTTCCTTACAAAGAATTTGACACCACTGCTGAAGAAATATATGAAACTGCAGAAAGCTCACAGAATCCAATAGTTTTTGGTCCTCATCCAGCTGATTATCTAGCAGCAGAAAATCACGCACAGCCGTTATATGGCGGAGATGGTGAGCAAGATGACTGTTTTGGTATCGGTGATATGTTTGGTGAGCCTGAAGTAACTTCTGATGCTAAGAAAGAAACTGGAACAACTGGAGATATTGATGTGATGGCTTGGAGTAGCAATAGTGCTGATGATGAAGTGGATGATAGTAATGCTCCCGTATCAGTCGAGGGCTGCTTGTCATTGTATACTGAGCCAGAGCTGCTATCGGAATCTTGGCATTGTGAGAATTGTTCCATCCCTGTTGCACAGCCAAACACCAATGAATTAAAAGAGGGTGAGGAGACGGCAGCTAGTGCCAATGACAGAAAGGACAGTGCGGAGATGATGGCAAGTGGTGATGAAAAACAAGATGATGATAAGGTCCCGAGCTGCAGCAAAAAGGAGGACATTGATCAGATTATGGCAACTGATGGTTGCTCTGTCAATGTAAATCCTGACATGTGCTGTAACGAAGGTGTGTGTGCAAATCCTCCTTTGGTTGATGCTGAAAACACCTCTGATGGTAATTCTCCAGACATTGACACTACTGAACAGCCAGACAGTAAAACATACCACCAGGAGTGTAGGAATTTGAACAGCTCAGCAGTGGAATTTACATCTTCCAGTAAGCAGCCGCATGACTTTGCGCGGCATAACGATGGTCATAATGTGGATGTAGCCGCTGAAGAAACAAGTGCGCCAGTGAGTTGTGGTGATAATGACCCTGCCTCTTGcagtactactagcgacaaaaagGTTGAATCTGGTGGTGCCAATGCTGAAGAAGTTGTGACTAGTAGCCTTCCACCTGAGACGCAAAGCATCTTACCGAGCGCCAAAGATAATGAAGATGGCTTCACAAGGAATACCGGAAGGAGGAAGAGAATGAAGATGGTTGTCAAGGTACACAAAGGACAAGATAACCAAAATAAACAGAAAGAGGATGAAACAAAGGTTTTCAGAGCTGCAATGAGAAGAATTCTTATCAGCAAGGCACCACCTGTATTGACGATTACTTTGAACAGATTCAGCCACGACTCTCATGGTCGGTTCAGGAAACTGAAAGGGCATGTGCGCTTTAAGGAGACACTTGATATACGACCGTACATGGACCCAAG ATCGAAGGATAATGACATCACCACTTATCGGCTGGTAGCTGTCGTCGAGCACATGGGAAGCATGACAGGAGGGCATTATGTCGCATATGTAAGATCTGGCAAGATAGGGGGTCGGCAGCAGCAGAGCCGCTCCTCCAAGTCTTGGTTTTACGCGAGCGATTCACACGTCAGAGAAACCTCTCTGGAGGAGGTTCTCAACTGCGAGGCTTACATCCTTTTCTACGAGAGGGTAGCCGAGTAA
- the LOC123122049 gene encoding ubiquitin carboxyl-terminal hydrolase 2 isoform X1: MTIPSSSGAMGKKVKAKPKKAQQREPLADAGSGDEASQDVEEAAASAGDWEQCGHYSRDGRHLDKVLREIVSAKHLASCEHCREEAPRKKGGGGGKEKGGKQQKKKGAAAKTQAKAEKNDDLWVCLDCGRHFCGGAVSDTKPYGHARRHAKQDRHWWAARYDKPTVAYCLSCEHEVSIELPVVETVVAAPAVEKVVLGAVDSNALVLANSHGNVIKGLPNLGNTCFFNAVLQSLLALDKFRSKMLGPDVPTGAIAMSLKKLFVETSASNDAGGALSPKSLFSSICSKYPQFKGYQMQDSHELLRCFLDGLGTEETEARKAAEDASSAAGVPTIVDSIFGGQLSSTVSSTECTHGSVKHDQFLDLSLPVPSRKPPAKSVSSPPAKRTKQSIRDRNKNRRYGKVATRVSPAIAESSKEQVQTVAEGNDSQIPGSELGQVVSEKEHEPSECSESCASVPNQELKAASNVEADISWLDYLADADETKSEILDSACSTGAGQIWNSNDAAIHGSFHSGDDALPKEQALISEHSGENIVDDATCLQTVILLPYKEFDTTAEEIYETAESSQNPIVFGPHPADYLAAENHAQPLYGGDGEQDDCFGIGDMFGEPEVTSDAKKETGTTGDIDVMAWSSNSADDEVDDSNAPVSVEGCLSLYTEPELLSESWHCENCSIPVAQPNTNELKEGEETAASANDRKDSAEMMASGDEKQDDDKVPSCSKKEDIDQIMATDGCSVNVNPDMCCNEGVCANPPLVDAENTSDGNSPDIDTTEQPDSKTYHQECRNLNSSAVEFTSSSKQPHDFARHNDGHNVDVAAEETSAPVSCGDNDPASCSTTSDKKVESGGANAEEVVTSSLPPETQSILPSAKDNEDGFTRNTGRRKRMKMVVKVHKGQDNQNKQKEDETKVFRAAMRRILISKAPPVLTITLNRFSHDSHGRFRKLKGHVRFKETLDIRPYMDPRSKDNDITTYRLVAVVEHMGSMTGGHYVAYVRSGKIGGRQQQSRSSKSWFYASDSHVRETSLEEVLNCEAYILFYERVAE; the protein is encoded by the exons ATGACCATCCCGTCCTCCAGCG GAGCGATGGGAAAGAAGGTGAAGGCCAAGCCGAAGAAGGCGCAGCAGCGGGAGCCGCTGGCCGACGCTGGATCCGGCGACGAGGCCTCGCAGGACGTCGAGGAAGCGGCTGCGTCGGCCGGCGATTGGGAGCAGTGCGGCCACTACAGCCGTGACGGTCGCCACTTGGACAAGGTCCTACGGGAGATCGTGTCTGCCAAGCATCTCGCGTCGTGTGAGCACTGCCGGGAGGAGGCCCCCCGGAAGAAAGGCGGCGGGGGTGGCAAGGAGAAAGGCGGTAAGCAGCAGAAGAAGAAAGGCGCTGCTGCCAAGACGCAGGCCAAGGCGGAGAAGAACGATGATTTATGGGTCTGCTTGGACTGCGGCCGGCACTTCTGCGGCGGTGCCGTGTCAGATACGAAGCCATACGGCCATGCCAGAAGGCATGCCAAGCAGGACCGAcactggtgggctgcacggtatgATAAACCAACTGTCGCGTATTGCTTGTCATGCGAACATGAGGTGTCCATCGAGTTGCCTGTAGTAGAGACAGTTGTAGCAGCGCCAGCCGTCGAGAAGGTGGTTCTTGGTGCAGTGGATAGCAATGCATTGGTTTTGGCTAATAGCCATGGTAATGTGATTAAAGGGCTGCCAAATCTTGGAAATACATGTTTCTTCAATGCAGTGCTGCAGAGCCTCCTAGCGCTTGATAAGTTCCGCAGCAAGATGCTAGGACCAGATGTTCCAACAGGAGCCATTGCTATGTCACTGAAGAAGCTCTTTGTGGAAACAAGTGCTTCGAATGATGCAGGAGGTGCACTGAGCCCAAAGAGCCTTTTCTCAAGCATTTGCTCAAAATACCCTCAGTTCAAAGGCTACCAGATGCAGGACAGCCATGAATTGCTCCGCTGTTTTCTTGATGGTTTAGGCACGGAGGAAACTGAAGCGCGGAAGGCAGCGGAGGATGCTTCCAGCGCTGCTGGGGTTCCTACAATTGTTGACTCCATCTTTGGGGGTCAGCTGTCTAGTACTGTGTCCAGCACAGAATGCACACACGGATCTGTTAAGCATGACCAATTCCTTGATCTCTCACTACCAGTTCCATCAAGGAAACCTCCAGCCAAGAGTGTTTCATCACCACCAGCAAAGAGGACCAAGCAGTCCATACGAGATAGGAACAAAAATCGCAGATATGGAAAGGTTGCTACCCGAGTGTCTCCTGCAATAGCGGAGAGCAGCAAAGAACAAGTACAAACAGTTGCTGAAGGCAATGATTCCCAGATTCCAGGTTCAGAATTGGGACAGGTTGTCAGTGAGaaagaacatgagccctctgagtGCAGTGAGTCATGTGCTTCTGTTCCCAACCAAGAACTGAAGGCCGCTTCAAATGTGGAGGCTGACATTTCCTGGTTAGATTATCTTGCTGATGCAGATGAAACAAAGTCTGAGATTCTTGATTCCGCATGTTCGACCGGAGCAGGACAGATCTGGAACAGCAACGATGCCGCCATACATGGTTCATTTCACAGTGGAGATGATGCCTTGCCCAAAGAGCAGGCCTTGATTTCTGAGCACTCAGGTGAGAACATTGTTGATGATGCAACTTGTTTACAGACTGTGATCTTGCTTCCTTACAAAGAATTTGACACCACTGCTGAAGAAATATATGAAACTGCAGAAAGCTCACAGAATCCAATAGTTTTTGGTCCTCATCCAGCTGATTATCTAGCAGCAGAAAATCACGCACAGCCGTTATATGGCGGAGATGGTGAGCAAGATGACTGTTTTGGTATCGGTGATATGTTTGGTGAGCCTGAAGTAACTTCTGATGCTAAGAAAGAAACTGGAACAACTGGAGATATTGATGTGATGGCTTGGAGTAGCAATAGTGCTGATGATGAAGTGGATGATAGTAATGCTCCCGTATCAGTCGAGGGCTGCTTGTCATTGTATACTGAGCCAGAGCTGCTATCGGAATCTTGGCATTGTGAGAATTGTTCCATCCCTGTTGCACAGCCAAACACCAATGAATTAAAAGAGGGTGAGGAGACGGCAGCTAGTGCCAATGACAGAAAGGACAGTGCGGAGATGATGGCAAGTGGTGATGAAAAACAAGATGATGATAAGGTCCCGAGCTGCAGCAAAAAGGAGGACATTGATCAGATTATGGCAACTGATGGTTGCTCTGTCAATGTAAATCCTGACATGTGCTGTAACGAAGGTGTGTGTGCAAATCCTCCTTTGGTTGATGCTGAAAACACCTCTGATGGTAATTCTCCAGACATTGACACTACTGAACAGCCAGACAGTAAAACATACCACCAGGAGTGTAGGAATTTGAACAGCTCAGCAGTGGAATTTACATCTTCCAGTAAGCAGCCGCATGACTTTGCGCGGCATAACGATGGTCATAATGTGGATGTAGCCGCTGAAGAAACAAGTGCGCCAGTGAGTTGTGGTGATAATGACCCTGCCTCTTGcagtactactagcgacaaaaagGTTGAATCTGGTGGTGCCAATGCTGAAGAAGTTGTGACTAGTAGCCTTCCACCTGAGACGCAAAGCATCTTACCGAGCGCCAAAGATAATGAAGATGGCTTCACAAGGAATACCGGAAGGAGGAAGAGAATGAAGATGGTTGTCAAGGTACACAAAGGACAAGATAACCAAAATAAACAGAAAGAGGATGAAACAAAGGTTTTCAGAGCTGCAATGAGAAGAATTCTTATCAGCAAGGCACCACCTGTATTGACGATTACTTTGAACAGATTCAGCCACGACTCTCATGGTCGGTTCAGGAAACTGAAAGGGCATGTGCGCTTTAAGGAGACACTTGATATACGACCGTACATGGACCCAAG ATCGAAGGATAATGACATCACCACTTATCGGCTGGTAGCTGTCGTCGAGCACATGGGAAGCATGACAGGAGGGCATTATGTCGCATATGTAAGATCTGGCAAGATAGGGGGTCGGCAGCAGCAGAGCCGCTCCTCCAAGTCTTGGTTTTACGCGAGCGATTCACACGTCAGAGAAACCTCTCTGGAGGAGGTTCTCAACTGCGAGGCTTACATCCTTTTCTACGAGAGGGTAGCCGAGTAA